In Luteitalea sp. TBR-22, one genomic interval encodes:
- a CDS encoding sodium:solute symporter codes for MDATAHATSTLTGLDWIMIALYFGVLGAVAWKVVSSSKNTADDYFLAGRNLSWWIVGASIFASNIGSEHVVGLAGSGAADGVAMAHYELHAWCLLVLGWVFVPFYMRSQVFTMPEFLERRFSPASRYVLSIVSLITFVISKIAVGIFAGGVVFSTLLPELHLTLGATEISSFWIGSILVIVLTGLYTALGGMRAVAYNDAVQVLVLISGSAALTFYGLYQLGGWGELRRIVGPEMFNLWKPLIPAGVEGTWAPVIERDAAGQVTRMAWYFNDNFPWAGMLFCAPIIGLWYWCTDQYIVQRALGAPNQTEARRGSIFAAFLKLFPVYLFLIPGLVAFALSKSGKVPGLEAIATDRNVAQAAFPMMVQHLLPAGLRGLVVAGLLSALMGSLAGVFNACSTLFTVDLYSKINPHASQEKIVSIGRTATIVMVVIALAWLPVIQGAHGLYNYLQAVQSYLAPPVFVVFFLGVFWKRMNWQGCLWAMIVGFAMGLLRMAVDTPVSLGMAGFEHGYPEGSLLWIVNRTYFQYFGVLITLVSAVVAVVVSLATPPPDYARIGGLTYATATDADHAETRDSWDWRDVAGSAFVLSAILGAYLYFRG; via the coding sequence ATGGACGCGACGGCGCACGCCACCTCGACGCTCACCGGCCTCGACTGGATCATGATCGCCCTCTACTTCGGCGTGCTCGGCGCCGTCGCCTGGAAGGTGGTCTCGAGCAGCAAGAACACCGCCGACGACTACTTCCTGGCCGGGCGAAACCTGAGCTGGTGGATCGTCGGCGCGTCGATCTTCGCCTCCAACATCGGATCGGAACACGTGGTGGGCCTGGCCGGTTCCGGCGCGGCCGACGGCGTCGCGATGGCGCACTACGAGCTGCACGCGTGGTGCCTGCTCGTGCTCGGCTGGGTGTTCGTGCCCTTCTACATGCGCTCGCAGGTGTTCACGATGCCGGAGTTCCTCGAGCGCCGGTTCTCGCCGGCGTCGCGGTACGTGCTGTCGATCGTCTCGCTGATCACGTTCGTCATCTCGAAGATCGCCGTCGGCATCTTCGCCGGCGGCGTGGTGTTCTCGACGCTGCTGCCGGAACTGCACCTGACGCTCGGAGCCACCGAGATCAGCAGCTTCTGGATCGGCTCGATCCTGGTCATCGTGCTCACGGGCCTGTACACGGCGCTGGGCGGCATGCGCGCGGTGGCCTACAACGACGCGGTGCAGGTGCTGGTGCTGATCTCCGGGTCGGCAGCGCTGACCTTCTACGGGCTCTATCAACTCGGCGGCTGGGGCGAGCTGCGGCGGATCGTCGGCCCGGAGATGTTCAACCTGTGGAAGCCGCTGATTCCGGCCGGCGTCGAGGGTACCTGGGCGCCGGTCATCGAGCGCGACGCCGCAGGACAGGTGACGCGGATGGCGTGGTACTTCAACGACAACTTCCCGTGGGCCGGCATGCTGTTCTGCGCGCCGATCATCGGCCTCTGGTACTGGTGCACCGATCAGTACATCGTGCAGCGCGCGCTCGGCGCCCCGAACCAGACCGAGGCGCGGCGCGGCAGCATCTTCGCGGCCTTCCTGAAGCTGTTCCCGGTGTACCTGTTCCTCATCCCCGGGCTGGTGGCCTTCGCGCTGTCCAAGAGCGGCAAGGTGCCGGGCCTCGAGGCGATCGCCACCGACCGGAACGTGGCGCAGGCGGCGTTCCCCATGATGGTGCAGCACCTGCTGCCCGCCGGCCTGCGCGGCCTGGTGGTCGCCGGCCTGCTGTCGGCGCTCATGGGCTCGCTCGCCGGCGTGTTCAACGCCTGCTCGACGCTGTTCACGGTGGACCTGTACTCCAAGATCAACCCGCACGCCTCGCAGGAGAAGATCGTCAGCATCGGCCGCACCGCGACCATCGTGATGGTGGTGATCGCGCTGGCGTGGCTGCCGGTGATCCAGGGCGCGCACGGCCTCTACAACTACCTGCAGGCGGTGCAGAGCTACCTGGCGCCGCCGGTCTTCGTCGTGTTCTTCCTGGGCGTGTTCTGGAAGCGCATGAACTGGCAGGGCTGCCTGTGGGCGATGATCGTCGGCTTCGCCATGGGGTTGCTCCGCATGGCGGTCGACACACCGGTGTCGCTGGGCATGGCCGGCTTCGAGCACGGCTATCCGGAGGGCTCGCTCCTCTGGATCGTCAACCGCACCTACTTCCAGTACTTCGGCGTGCTCATCACGCTGGTGTCGGCAGTGGTCGCCGTGGTGGTGAGCCTGGCCACGCCTCCGCCCGACTACGCGAGGATCGGCGGCCTGACGTATGCGACGGCGACCGAC
- a CDS encoding class I SAM-dependent methyltransferase, which produces MDAMDDRDVRGYWNGNAETWTRLARAGYDVYRDGFNTPAFLAMLPDVAGARGLDLGCGEGHNTRLLAARGAVMTAVDLSEAFLRDARVANAGIPAPIAYVHASAASLPFRDASFDFATAFMSLMDMPDVERVIAETARVLRPGGFLQASIEHPCFLTPHRRKVKDAEGRTVAIEVAGYFQRRDGEVSEWTFGQAPPEIRAAVRPFRIPQFTRTLSEWLMLFLGAGWRLEQVQEPRPDADTVRRIPRLHDATLVATFLHLRLRRPA; this is translated from the coding sequence ATGGACGCCATGGACGATCGCGACGTGCGGGGCTACTGGAACGGCAACGCGGAGACCTGGACGCGGCTGGCCCGGGCCGGCTACGACGTCTACCGCGACGGCTTCAACACGCCGGCCTTCCTGGCGATGCTGCCGGACGTGGCGGGCGCCAGGGGCCTCGACCTCGGGTGCGGCGAGGGACACAACACGCGGTTGCTGGCCGCGCGCGGCGCCGTGATGACCGCCGTGGACCTGTCGGAGGCCTTCCTGCGTGACGCGCGAGTCGCCAACGCCGGGATCCCCGCGCCCATCGCCTACGTGCACGCGAGCGCCGCATCGCTCCCCTTCAGGGATGCCTCGTTCGACTTCGCCACGGCCTTCATGAGCCTGATGGACATGCCCGACGTGGAGCGAGTGATCGCCGAGACGGCGCGCGTGCTGCGGCCCGGCGGCTTCCTGCAGGCCTCGATCGAGCACCCCTGCTTCCTGACGCCGCACCGGCGCAAGGTGAAGGACGCCGAGGGTCGCACGGTGGCCATCGAGGTGGCCGGGTACTTCCAGCGACGCGACGGCGAGGTGAGCGAGTGGACCTTCGGCCAGGCGCCGCCCGAGATCCGGGCGGCCGTCCGGCCGTTCCGCATCCCGCAGTTCACGCGAACGCTCTCGGAGTGGCTGATGCTGTTCCTCGGGGCGGGCTGGCGGCTGGAGCAGGTCCAGGAACCACGCCCCGACGCCGACACGGTGCGCCGCATCCCCCGGCTGCACGACGCCACGCTGGTCGCCACCTTCCTGCACCTGCGGCTGCGCCGTCCTGCCTGA
- a CDS encoding substrate-binding domain-containing protein has translation MSTTRWIGVAVVAVLAAGCGSGESPAVGGNRAAGSRPGAPYRIGVIPKGSTHEHWKRVRIGAEKAAAEYTAAGVPVEIIWKGPLREDDREQQVQVVEGFTSQGLSGIVLSPLDSSALRRPVEEAFRVGIPTVIFDSALAAPNPTISYVSTDNGKGGRLAGERMGALLGGKGTVLMLRYQEGSAATEEREQGFLDALKEKYPGVTVISSDQYAGATRDTAKRASENLLNQYGDRLDGIFTSNESATAGMLLALQDVAKAGKVTFVGFDYSSSFLEPLKRGELHGFIAQHPVNMGYLCVKTMVEHLQGKAVPKVVDTGVVLVTPENVDDPAIQAVINPPEAK, from the coding sequence ATGTCCACGACGAGATGGATCGGGGTGGCGGTGGTGGCCGTGCTCGCGGCCGGCTGCGGCTCGGGCGAGTCCCCTGCGGTGGGGGGCAACCGCGCTGCCGGCAGTCGGCCCGGCGCGCCCTATCGCATCGGCGTCATCCCGAAGGGCTCCACCCACGAGCACTGGAAGCGCGTGCGCATCGGCGCCGAGAAGGCGGCCGCCGAGTACACCGCGGCGGGCGTGCCGGTGGAGATCATCTGGAAGGGGCCGCTGCGCGAGGACGACCGCGAGCAGCAGGTGCAGGTGGTCGAGGGCTTCACCAGCCAGGGGCTGTCGGGCATCGTGCTGTCGCCGCTCGACTCGAGCGCCCTGCGTCGACCCGTCGAAGAGGCGTTCCGCGTCGGCATCCCGACGGTCATCTTCGACTCGGCCCTCGCGGCACCGAACCCGACGATCAGCTACGTCAGCACCGACAACGGCAAGGGCGGCCGCCTGGCCGGCGAGCGGATGGGCGCGCTGCTCGGCGGCAAGGGCACCGTGCTCATGCTGCGCTACCAGGAAGGCTCGGCGGCCACCGAGGAGCGCGAGCAGGGCTTCCTCGACGCGCTGAAGGAGAAGTACCCCGGCGTCACGGTGATCTCGTCGGACCAGTACGCCGGCGCGACGCGCGACACGGCCAAGCGCGCGTCCGAGAACCTCCTCAACCAGTACGGCGATCGCCTCGACGGCATCTTCACGTCCAACGAGTCGGCGACGGCGGGGATGCTGCTGGCGCTGCAGGACGTCGCGAAGGCCGGCAAGGTGACCTTCGTCGGCTTCGATTACAGCTCCAGCTTCCTCGAGCCGCTGAAGAGGGGCGAACTGCATGGCTTCATCGCGCAGCACCCGGTCAACATGGGCTACCTCTGCGTGAAGACGATGGTCGAGCACCTGCAGGGGAAGGCCGTGCCGAAGGTCGTGGACACCGGGGTCGTGCTCGTCACGCCAGAGAACGTCGACGACCCGGCGATCCAGGCGGTGATCAATCCGCCGGAGGCGAAGTAG
- a CDS encoding sialidase family protein, with protein sequence MLVSRRTVLLSGLAGATAVARRSSAAESWLGPVTLLPAPIAAPSGQPHLHASAAGTILSWVERRGATATLKFAELADGRWGEARVVASGEDWFVNWADVPSVIRLDATRMAAHWLQRSGPEKYAYDVRLSHSIDGGRTWSPSISPHDDGTKTEHGFATLFVAPGQGLGAVWLDGRATRPAAGHDGHGAGGAMTVRHAAYDGAWRRVADAAIDLRACDCCPTAVAVTSDGPVVAFRDRSESEVRDIAVARLEQGRWTTPTVVAPDGWTVAACPVNGPRLAASGRRVALAWFTAVGDAGHAYVAFSSDAGRTFGRRVRLDAGTSMGRVDLALLDDGTAVATWIEIGNEGAALMVRTVSHDGTMSPAVRVTALEGSRTSGYPRMTRHGDALVFAWTDAGAEPPVVRTATARFSR encoded by the coding sequence ATGCTCGTTTCACGACGCACGGTCCTGCTGTCGGGCCTGGCTGGCGCGACGGCGGTGGCGCGGCGCTCGTCGGCCGCGGAGTCCTGGCTCGGACCGGTCACCCTGCTGCCGGCGCCGATCGCGGCACCGAGCGGCCAGCCACACCTGCACGCCTCGGCGGCCGGCACCATCCTCAGCTGGGTCGAGCGACGAGGCGCGACGGCCACCCTGAAGTTCGCCGAATTGGCCGACGGTCGCTGGGGTGAGGCCCGCGTCGTCGCGTCGGGCGAGGACTGGTTCGTCAACTGGGCCGACGTGCCGTCGGTGATTCGCCTCGACGCCACGCGCATGGCCGCGCACTGGCTGCAGCGCAGTGGTCCCGAGAAGTACGCCTACGACGTTCGCCTCTCGCACTCCATCGATGGCGGCCGCACGTGGTCGCCCTCGATCTCCCCGCACGACGACGGGACGAAGACCGAGCACGGGTTCGCGACGCTGTTCGTCGCCCCCGGGCAGGGCCTCGGCGCCGTCTGGCTCGATGGGCGGGCGACGCGGCCGGCGGCCGGGCACGACGGTCACGGCGCCGGAGGCGCGATGACGGTGCGCCATGCCGCCTACGACGGTGCCTGGCGGCGCGTCGCGGATGCGGCCATCGACCTGCGCGCGTGCGACTGCTGTCCCACCGCCGTCGCCGTCACGAGCGATGGCCCGGTCGTCGCCTTCCGCGACCGCAGTGAGAGCGAGGTGCGCGACATCGCGGTCGCCCGGCTCGAGCAGGGACGCTGGACGACGCCGACCGTCGTCGCGCCCGACGGCTGGACGGTTGCGGCGTGCCCCGTGAACGGCCCGCGCCTCGCCGCGTCGGGGCGTCGCGTCGCGCTGGCGTGGTTCACCGCCGTGGGCGACGCCGGGCATGCCTACGTGGCGTTCTCGTCCGACGCCGGCCGTACGTTCGGTCGGCGCGTCCGACTGGACGCCGGCACGTCGATGGGCCGCGTCGATCTCGCGCTGCTCGACGACGGGACGGCGGTGGCGACCTGGATCGAGATCGGCAACGAGGGCGCCGCGCTCATGGTGCGCACGGTGTCCCACGATGGGACGATGTCGCCTGCCGTGCGCGTGACCGCACTCGAGGGCTCGCGCACGAGCGGCTACCCGCGCATGACGCGCCACGGCGACGCGCTGGTGTTCGCCTGGACCGACGCCGGCGCGGAGCCGCCGGTGGTGCGAACGGCAACGGCGCGGTTCTCGCGCTAA
- a CDS encoding ComEC/Rec2 family competence protein translates to MSPHRAAPGRSSSIIASATVLAVLCAVGSQAQAPQTATLPPWQPGNLDIHVINTGRGDAALLVLPDGTSLQFDAGDGGFPPGSPRGVPVVPDTSRPPGEWIARYVTRVLSPFREPRIDYALVSHLHDDHIGGIPTLAQHVPIRKLLDRGWPDYADGVGPAPAKGTAEKYIAFAKAEPSRMERFEAGRADQITLLRDRTAYPTFSIRNIVVNGQVWTGEGTASRARFPADWASLPPAQRPNENESSLGIRVSYGPFDFYTGGDIPGRARLGAPEWHDIESAVARAVGPVDVAAANHHGNRDSTNVTWVSTLQPRFWILQVWSADHPGHDVLDRMLSRELYPGDRDVLATSVHPANRLVIGTLLDRVLVSRGHIVIRVDRGGATYRVHSLDDTDESMRITATHGPYASR, encoded by the coding sequence ATGTCCCCGCATCGCGCTGCCCCCGGGCGGTCGTCCTCGATCATCGCGTCCGCCACCGTGCTGGCGGTCCTGTGTGCCGTGGGCTCGCAGGCGCAGGCGCCCCAGACCGCGACGCTCCCGCCGTGGCAGCCGGGCAACCTGGACATCCACGTGATCAACACGGGCCGCGGCGACGCCGCGCTGCTCGTGTTGCCCGACGGCACCTCGCTGCAGTTCGACGCCGGCGACGGCGGCTTCCCGCCGGGCTCGCCACGCGGCGTCCCCGTCGTGCCCGACACGTCTCGCCCCCCGGGCGAGTGGATCGCCCGCTACGTCACGCGGGTCCTGTCGCCGTTCCGTGAGCCGCGCATCGACTACGCGCTCGTGTCGCACCTGCACGACGACCACATCGGCGGCATCCCCACCCTCGCGCAGCACGTCCCGATCCGCAAGCTCCTCGATCGCGGCTGGCCCGACTACGCCGACGGCGTGGGCCCCGCCCCGGCGAAGGGCACCGCGGAGAAGTACATCGCCTTCGCGAAAGCCGAGCCGTCGCGCATGGAGCGCTTCGAGGCCGGTCGCGCCGACCAGATCACGCTGCTGCGCGACCGCACCGCGTATCCGACCTTCTCCATCCGCAACATCGTCGTGAACGGCCAGGTCTGGACGGGGGAGGGCACGGCGTCGCGGGCGCGCTTTCCGGCTGACTGGGCGTCGCTGCCGCCGGCGCAGCGGCCCAACGAGAACGAGTCGAGCCTCGGCATCCGCGTCAGCTACGGCCCGTTCGACTTCTACACGGGCGGCGACATCCCGGGCCGGGCGCGGCTCGGCGCCCCGGAGTGGCACGACATCGAGAGTGCGGTCGCACGGGCGGTCGGCCCCGTCGACGTCGCGGCGGCGAACCACCACGGCAATCGTGACTCGACCAACGTGACCTGGGTGTCCACGCTGCAGCCGCGCTTCTGGATCCTGCAGGTGTGGTCGGCCGATCACCCCGGGCACGACGTGCTCGACCGCATGCTGTCGCGGGAGCTCTATCCCGGCGATCGCGATGTGCTCGCCACGAGCGTGCACCCGGCCAACCGGCTGGTGATCGGCACGCTGCTCGACCGGGTGCTGGTTTCCCGCGGACACATCGTGATTCGCGTCGACCGCGGCGGCGCCACGTACCGCGTCCATTCGCTCGACGACACGGACGAGTCGATGCGCATCACCGCGACGCACGGCCCCTACGCGTCGAGGTAG
- a CDS encoding SRPBCC family protein, whose protein sequence is MTRTPSARPFVFDPALDLEIERVVPVSASHLWRGWTDPETLKQWFCPRPWRVTHSEIDLRPGGRFFNVMEGPAGERHERHELLGSFLEIVPERRLVFTGLLGPDFRPLPAPPGVPLFTGLVLLEPLPDDQTRYIARAMHADTAARDAHAAMGFHQGWNAALDQLVELATASRR, encoded by the coding sequence ATGACCCGGACCCCATCGGCTCGCCCGTTCGTCTTCGACCCGGCGCTCGACCTCGAGATCGAGCGCGTCGTGCCCGTATCCGCTTCCCACCTGTGGCGCGGCTGGACCGATCCCGAGACGCTCAAGCAGTGGTTCTGCCCGCGGCCCTGGCGCGTGACCCACTCGGAGATCGACCTGCGCCCGGGCGGGCGCTTCTTCAACGTCATGGAAGGGCCAGCCGGCGAGCGGCACGAGCGGCACGAACTGCTCGGGTCGTTCCTCGAGATCGTGCCGGAACGGCGCCTCGTCTTCACGGGCCTGCTGGGGCCCGACTTCCGCCCGCTGCCGGCGCCCCCTGGCGTCCCCCTGTTCACGGGCCTGGTGCTGCTCGAGCCGCTGCCGGATGACCAGACCCGCTACATCGCACGTGCCATGCACGCCGACACGGCGGCGCGCGATGCCCACGCCGCCATGGGCTTTCACCAGGGCTGGAACGCCGCGCTCGATCAGCTTGTGGAACTGGCCACGGCGTCGCGCCGCTGA
- a CDS encoding DUF1080 domain-containing protein produces the protein MRRRAALTVLASAVIGGEAAGRAITSVCGVVPGPGARNQAPGEDWTPLFNGRDLSGWDTFLGKPHASSEYPGLARAADGTYTDVVGVNRDPRRVFSVVEVDGGAAIRISGETYGGLISQAEYGDYHLRLEFKWGTRRWPPRPEQPRDTGCCYHSVGPHGASYGFWMKSFEFQIQEGDVGDFYSLAGVIVDVRGTPVDPADPRSDIVYGPGAPRISGTRNRVIKAATVEKPAGEWNTLDLYCLGQQSVHVVNGHRQVVLSGLRHVIEGREAPLTRGRLQLQSEAAEVFFRNIAIRRISAVAMAALLEG, from the coding sequence ATGCGACGCCGCGCCGCCCTGACCGTGCTCGCGTCAGCCGTCATTGGCGGCGAGGCGGCAGGACGTGCGATCACGTCCGTATGCGGAGTGGTCCCGGGCCCAGGTGCCCGAAACCAGGCGCCCGGGGAGGACTGGACCCCGCTGTTCAACGGCCGCGATCTCTCCGGCTGGGACACCTTCCTGGGCAAGCCACATGCCTCGTCGGAGTACCCCGGCCTGGCGCGCGCTGCCGACGGCACGTACACGGACGTGGTCGGCGTCAACCGCGATCCGCGCCGCGTGTTCTCGGTGGTCGAGGTCGATGGCGGCGCCGCGATCCGCATCTCCGGCGAGACCTACGGCGGCCTCATCAGCCAGGCCGAGTACGGCGACTACCACCTGCGACTCGAGTTCAAGTGGGGCACGAGGCGATGGCCTCCACGGCCAGAGCAGCCACGGGACACCGGCTGTTGCTACCACTCGGTGGGACCGCACGGCGCCAGCTATGGCTTCTGGATGAAGTCCTTCGAGTTCCAGATACAGGAGGGCGACGTCGGCGACTTCTACAGCCTGGCCGGCGTCATCGTCGACGTCCGGGGGACGCCCGTCGATCCGGCCGATCCCAGGAGTGACATCGTGTACGGTCCGGGCGCGCCGCGCATCAGCGGCACGCGCAACCGCGTCATCAAGGCCGCCACGGTGGAGAAGCCGGCAGGCGAGTGGAACACGCTCGACCTCTACTGCCTCGGGCAGCAGAGCGTCCACGTCGTGAACGGGCACCGGCAGGTCGTGCTGTCGGGGCTGCGGCACGTGATCGAGGGCCGCGAGGCGCCGCTGACCCGCGGCAGGCTGCAGTTGCAGTCGGAAGCGGCGGAGGTCTTCTTCCGCAACATCGCGATTCGGAGGATCTCGGCCGTCGCGATGGCCGCGTTGCTGGAAGGGTAG
- a CDS encoding DUF1080 domain-containing protein, translating to MRALLILVLALLSQAPSTAPTPSPIQDGEAHGDPPFLLEDGWEPLLDGTSLAGWQACDATAANAWRAVRAIRYDGALAPAALSGLGGNGGVILNGPTGKTANLCTSRTFGDVELYLEFMLPKGSNSGVYLQGLYEMQILDSFGKPEPLTYGDLGGIYHQWIDGKGVGGSGPRVNAARRPGEWQSYQAWFRAPRFDASGRKLQPARFLRVLLNGQLVQTDIDVPGPTRSAIERAESPEGPLMLQGDHGPIAYRNIHVRPLRPLVIR from the coding sequence ATGCGTGCCTTGCTGATCCTCGTGCTCGCGCTGCTGTCGCAGGCGCCGTCGACGGCGCCGACGCCCTCGCCCATCCAGGATGGGGAGGCGCACGGCGATCCGCCGTTCCTGCTCGAAGACGGGTGGGAGCCGCTGCTCGACGGCACGTCGCTCGCCGGATGGCAGGCCTGCGACGCGACGGCCGCCAATGCGTGGCGCGCGGTGCGCGCCATCCGCTACGACGGCGCGCTCGCACCAGCGGCGCTTTCCGGCCTCGGCGGCAACGGCGGTGTGATCCTGAACGGCCCGACCGGCAAGACCGCCAATCTCTGCACCTCGCGCACGTTCGGCGACGTCGAGCTCTACCTCGAGTTCATGCTGCCGAAGGGCTCCAACTCCGGTGTCTACCTGCAGGGGCTCTACGAGATGCAGATTCTCGACAGCTTCGGCAAGCCCGAGCCGCTCACCTACGGCGACCTGGGCGGCATCTACCACCAGTGGATCGACGGCAAGGGCGTCGGCGGGTCGGGGCCGCGGGTGAATGCCGCTCGCCGGCCAGGCGAGTGGCAGTCGTACCAGGCGTGGTTCCGGGCCCCGCGGTTCGACGCGTCCGGGCGGAAGCTGCAGCCGGCGCGGTTCCTTCGCGTGCTGCTCAACGGGCAGTTGGTGCAGACCGACATCGACGTCCCTGGGCCGACGCGCTCGGCCATCGAGCGGGCGGAGTCACCGGAGGGCCCCCTGATGTTGCAGGGCGACCATGGGCCGATCGCCTACCGCAACATCCATGTGCGACCGCTGCGCCCCCTGGTCATCAGGTAA
- a CDS encoding CRTAC1 family protein: MPQRCLSGHVLMLGASLAVVLQATPGTPRRVRLTDVTAASRITARNDTGRPDRKDYIFEVKGGGVGAFDYDGDGWVDLVFSRGSSMEQWRRGDNPGPALYRNRRDGTFEDVTRRAGLDRGGWGVGVAVADYDNDGWPDLYLTNLGPDVLYRNNGNGTFTDVTERAGIRAPGWSSSAAFGDFDGDGHLDLYVAAYLDVGPDALPQDRAGGSCSYVGAPVLCGPRGLPGARDLYFHNDGDGTFTEQSEASGASDEKRYFGLGVVTADVDGDRDLDIYVGNDATPNYLFVNRGNGRFDERGFESGTAVSGDGNEQASMGVDAADYDNDGRLDLYATHFANDYSTLYRNLGDLLFEDVTVRAHLRAPAWAFVKWGTAFLDLDQDGWKDLVHVNGHVYPHLRGSAGKETYEQPALTVYLNDRDGTFRDASEEAGPDATTRVVGRGLAYADLDNDGDLDVVVACLDARPIVLRNDGAPGRWLMLRAVGRSGNRDAIGARITVRTGTRTQVWEVKRTVGIYSASDPRAHFGFGEAPKADVVRVEWPGGKVDEFRDVPAGRHYLVDEAKGLSPEPLRGR; encoded by the coding sequence ATGCCTCAACGGTGCCTGTCCGGTCACGTCCTGATGCTCGGTGCCAGCCTGGCCGTCGTGCTCCAGGCGACGCCCGGGACGCCACGGCGGGTGCGACTCACCGACGTGACAGCGGCCTCGCGCATCACGGCGAGGAACGACACGGGGCGACCGGATCGCAAGGACTACATCTTCGAAGTGAAGGGCGGCGGCGTCGGGGCCTTCGACTACGACGGCGACGGCTGGGTGGACCTGGTGTTCTCACGCGGGTCGTCGATGGAGCAGTGGCGCCGGGGCGACAACCCCGGACCCGCGCTCTACCGCAACCGGCGTGACGGCACCTTCGAAGACGTCACGCGCAGGGCCGGACTCGACCGCGGCGGCTGGGGCGTTGGCGTGGCCGTGGCCGACTACGACAACGACGGGTGGCCCGACCTCTACCTGACGAACCTGGGCCCGGACGTCCTCTACCGCAACAACGGCAACGGCACCTTCACCGACGTCACCGAGCGGGCGGGCATCCGAGCCCCCGGATGGAGTTCGTCGGCCGCCTTCGGCGACTTCGACGGGGACGGCCACCTCGATCTCTACGTCGCGGCCTACCTCGATGTCGGGCCCGACGCGCTTCCCCAGGACCGCGCGGGTGGCAGTTGCAGCTACGTCGGCGCGCCCGTGCTGTGCGGTCCGCGCGGGCTTCCCGGCGCGAGAGACCTCTACTTCCACAACGATGGCGACGGCACGTTCACCGAGCAGTCAGAGGCGTCTGGCGCCTCCGACGAGAAGCGCTACTTCGGCCTCGGCGTGGTCACCGCCGACGTCGACGGCGACCGCGACCTCGACATCTACGTCGGCAACGACGCGACGCCGAACTACCTCTTCGTGAATCGTGGGAACGGTCGCTTCGACGAACGCGGGTTCGAGAGCGGCACTGCGGTGAGCGGCGACGGCAACGAGCAGGCCAGCATGGGCGTCGATGCGGCCGATTACGACAACGACGGCAGACTCGACCTCTACGCGACCCACTTCGCCAACGACTACAGCACCCTGTACCGCAACCTGGGCGACCTCCTGTTCGAGGACGTCACGGTCCGCGCCCACCTGCGTGCGCCGGCCTGGGCGTTCGTGAAGTGGGGGACGGCCTTCCTCGATCTCGATCAGGACGGCTGGAAGGATCTCGTCCACGTCAACGGCCACGTCTACCCGCACCTGCGTGGCAGCGCTGGCAAGGAGACCTACGAGCAACCGGCGCTCACCGTCTACCTCAACGACCGCGACGGCACTTTCCGCGACGCGTCGGAGGAGGCCGGACCCGACGCGACGACGCGCGTGGTCGGCCGTGGCCTGGCCTACGCCGACCTCGACAACGACGGCGATCTCGACGTGGTGGTGGCTTGTCTGGACGCGAGGCCCATCGTGCTGCGCAACGATGGCGCGCCGGGGCGTTGGCTGATGCTGCGCGCCGTGGGACGCTCCGGGAACCGGGACGCCATCGGGGCGCGGATCACCGTGCGCACCGGGACGCGGACGCAGGTGTGGGAGGTCAAGCGCACCGTCGGGATCTACTCCGCCAGCGACCCGCGTGCGCACTTCGGGTTCGGCGAGGCACCGAAGGCCGACGTGGTGCGCGTCGAGTGGCCGGGCGGCAAGGTGGACGAGTTCCGCGACGTCCCGGCCGGCCGTCACTATCTCGTGGACGAAGCGAAGGGGCTCTCGCCCGAGCCCCTCCGCGGTCGGTGA